From the Arthrobacter sp. PM3 genome, one window contains:
- a CDS encoding GNAT family N-acetyltransferase, with product MTIDELLAAYDQQLRTDAETPSAVAVGRLGPLRLVTFAGGRGFVTYQNLAGAGADTIAHWVAEVLEFYRADPEIVRVEWKTRGHDHAPGLHEALLANGFEPDETESVMIGDAGALDVDVPLPPGVCLRRVTDEPDIRAMSAMQDEVFGSHASDGNAEAILRRVARDDGMELWVAEHRGVIVSAGRLEPVPGTEFAGIWGGATRAQWRGRGIYRAVTAARARAAIALGKTLIHSDSTEYSRPILERYGLVRVSTTTPYRWRR from the coding sequence ATGACTATCGACGAACTCCTTGCTGCCTACGACCAGCAACTGCGGACAGATGCGGAAACCCCCAGCGCGGTCGCGGTCGGGCGGCTCGGCCCCCTGCGGCTCGTGACCTTCGCGGGCGGCCGCGGCTTCGTGACCTACCAGAACCTGGCCGGCGCCGGCGCGGACACGATCGCGCACTGGGTGGCCGAGGTTCTGGAGTTCTACCGTGCCGACCCTGAGATCGTGCGGGTCGAGTGGAAGACCAGGGGCCATGACCACGCGCCCGGACTCCACGAGGCGCTGCTGGCGAACGGGTTCGAACCGGACGAAACCGAGTCGGTCATGATCGGCGACGCCGGTGCGTTGGATGTCGACGTGCCCCTGCCGCCCGGAGTCTGCCTGCGGCGCGTGACGGACGAGCCGGACATCCGCGCCATGAGCGCCATGCAGGACGAGGTCTTCGGCAGCCACGCTTCCGACGGCAACGCGGAAGCCATCCTGCGCCGCGTCGCCCGCGACGACGGCATGGAACTCTGGGTCGCCGAACACCGGGGTGTGATCGTCAGCGCCGGCCGGCTGGAACCGGTTCCCGGCACCGAATTCGCGGGCATCTGGGGCGGGGCGACGCGCGCGCAATGGCGCGGCCGGGGGATCTACCGCGCCGTGACTGCAGCCCGGGCGCGGGCGGCCATAGCGCTGGGAAAGACGTTGATCCACAGCGATTCAACCGAGTATTCGCGGCCGATCCTGGAACGCTACGGCCTGGTGCGGGTGTCCACGACCACACCGTATCGCTGGCGCCGGTAA
- a CDS encoding malonic semialdehyde reductase — translation MTIAHEEAVIDAAAVDAIFAEARTANVFTGDVTDDQARAIYELTKFGPTAFNSQPLRVTYVRSDEARATLVDALSAGNRAKTASAPLVAVLSYDTAWQDQWDAFLPGYNAPKAMYDAAPDLAAATGNNNAHLQAGYFILAVRSLGLAAGPMTGADFAAIDAAFFPDGSQKSFLVVNIGQPGADAWGAAKPKFAYEDVVRTV, via the coding sequence ATGACGATCGCCCATGAAGAAGCAGTAATCGACGCCGCAGCGGTGGACGCCATCTTTGCCGAGGCCCGCACCGCCAACGTCTTCACCGGCGACGTCACCGACGACCAGGCCCGCGCCATCTACGAACTGACGAAGTTCGGCCCCACCGCCTTCAACTCGCAGCCGCTGCGCGTCACCTACGTGCGCTCCGACGAGGCCCGCGCCACGCTCGTGGACGCGCTGTCTGCGGGCAACCGGGCCAAGACCGCATCGGCGCCGCTGGTCGCCGTGCTGAGCTACGACACCGCCTGGCAGGACCAGTGGGACGCCTTCCTGCCCGGTTACAACGCCCCGAAGGCCATGTACGACGCCGCGCCGGACCTGGCCGCGGCCACCGGGAACAACAACGCCCACCTGCAGGCCGGCTACTTCATCCTCGCGGTCCGCTCGCTGGGCCTCGCCGCCGGCCCCATGACGGGCGCGGACTTCGCCGCGATCGACGCCGCGTTCTTCCCCGACGGCAGCCAGAAGAGCTTCCTGGTGGTCAACATCGGCCAGCCCGGCGCAGACGCCTGGGGCGCAGCCAAGCCGAAGTTCGCGTACGAGGACGTCGTCCGGACGGTCTAA
- a CDS encoding 2'-5' RNA ligase family protein, with amino-acid sequence MRNLIAVAFVEPVVEGLEFPRDDWPLHITLVKFDVVEPLMDAGAAPIADDTAAPGSDDSLAETIVDRMADPVAAALGCRLTVGGEAGFGRAGSIPVNLIEPSEELQSLHDALVRIVQQLPGRISTPAYTLAGYRPHVSHHGDKRLRAGDTVTLDRIALVDMAPGGGHSTRRILKLWSGSRAEAK; translated from the coding sequence ATGCGGAACCTGATCGCGGTGGCCTTCGTGGAGCCGGTTGTCGAGGGGCTCGAATTTCCCCGTGATGACTGGCCGTTGCACATCACCTTGGTGAAGTTCGACGTCGTCGAACCCCTTATGGATGCTGGTGCGGCGCCCATCGCGGACGACACAGCGGCACCGGGTTCGGACGATTCGCTCGCGGAAACGATCGTCGACCGCATGGCGGACCCCGTTGCGGCGGCCTTGGGCTGCCGGCTGACCGTGGGCGGCGAGGCCGGCTTCGGCCGGGCCGGGTCCATCCCGGTCAACCTGATCGAACCCAGCGAAGAACTGCAGTCACTCCACGACGCGCTGGTCCGGATCGTCCAGCAACTGCCCGGCCGGATCTCCACCCCGGCCTATACCCTCGCCGGCTACCGCCCGCATGTCTCCCACCACGGGGACAAACGGCTTCGCGCCGGGGACACGGTCACGCTGGACCGGATCGCGCTCGTGGACATGGCCCCGGGCGGCGGACACTCCACCCGGCGGATCCTCAAGCTCTGGAGCGGCAGCCGGGCGGAAGCGAAGTAG
- a CDS encoding GGDEF domain-containing protein, whose amino-acid sequence MMLDTATLRVALALVDLTLLMLFYFITFRRTRSAYSAWWCMALLLFLAGNALYLLDGTVHQLWANPSGNVLLVAGAASIWAGGRSLRAPSPRPWQLAAGPAATAVASALDHPATNVWSGGPVYLGFMALLIGMGSREMFLLERDYSRVHRPLAVGAGILAVFYAGRLVAFLADGQNGAVFTTVFGSAPMTAFSTITLVVASFTMAELSYEQQTRDLRDRATVDGLTGLLNRAAFLDLAENELRQLRRSGTAASIVLADLDHFKAINDQFGHAAGDSALQAFARACTGTVRSTDLVGRYGGEEFILLLPGVTPERAQEIAADISLRLQQSEAEGIPRLPTVSYGIASTGAGAGGLDAAVASADAALYQAKTLGRDRAELAGGATK is encoded by the coding sequence ATGATGCTTGACACCGCAACACTTCGGGTTGCCTTGGCGCTGGTCGACCTCACGCTGCTCATGCTGTTCTACTTCATCACGTTTCGGCGGACGCGGTCGGCCTACAGTGCCTGGTGGTGCATGGCGCTGCTGCTGTTCCTGGCCGGCAACGCCTTGTACCTGCTGGACGGGACGGTGCACCAGCTCTGGGCCAACCCCTCAGGCAACGTCCTGCTGGTGGCGGGCGCGGCCAGCATCTGGGCCGGCGGCCGGTCGCTGCGTGCGCCCTCGCCCCGGCCTTGGCAGCTGGCTGCCGGCCCCGCGGCCACCGCCGTCGCCTCCGCGCTGGATCACCCGGCCACCAATGTCTGGTCGGGAGGCCCCGTGTACCTGGGCTTCATGGCGCTGCTGATCGGCATGGGGTCCCGGGAGATGTTCCTGCTCGAACGCGACTACTCGCGCGTGCACCGCCCTCTCGCGGTGGGCGCCGGCATCCTGGCCGTGTTCTACGCCGGTCGGCTCGTCGCTTTCCTCGCGGACGGGCAGAACGGCGCGGTCTTCACAACGGTGTTCGGCTCCGCGCCGATGACAGCCTTCTCCACGATCACCCTCGTGGTGGCATCCTTCACGATGGCCGAACTGAGCTATGAACAGCAGACCCGGGACCTGCGGGACCGGGCCACCGTGGACGGCCTCACCGGCCTGCTCAACCGGGCGGCGTTCCTGGACCTCGCGGAAAACGAACTCCGGCAGCTGCGCCGGAGCGGAACGGCCGCTTCGATCGTCCTCGCGGACCTGGATCATTTCAAGGCGATCAACGACCAGTTCGGCCACGCGGCCGGGGACTCGGCCCTGCAGGCGTTCGCGAGGGCCTGCACCGGAACCGTCCGCTCCACTGACCTCGTGGGCCGGTACGGCGGCGAGGAGTTCATCCTCCTGCTGCCCGGCGTCACCCCGGAGCGGGCGCAGGAAATCGCCGCAGACATCAGCCTCCGGCTGCAGCAGTCAGAGGCGGAGGGAATTCCCCGGCTGCCGACCGTGAGTTACGGGATCGCCTCCACCGGCGCCGGGGCCGGCGGCCTCGACGCTGCGGTGGCCTCGGCCGACGCGGCCCTCTACCAGGCAAAGACGCTTGGCAGGGACCGCGCCGAACTGGCCGGCGGGGCTACGAAATAA